The Opitutales bacterium ASA1 genome window below encodes:
- a CDS encoding DUF368 domain-containing protein gives MNWLSSLRIYAVGLCMGVADLIPGVSGGTIAFICGVYDRLIEGIKSFDLELLRRVLRRDFAGAWAKIPFFFLAALGLGIVTSILTLSKILASLFTTHPVELWSFFFGLILASILLLARETWRWSVGDFGVFLVATVATYVLVGLPVMRTPDSLPFLFLSGAVAISAMILPGISGSYILVILGKYHEVLAALNDRDFVRIGTFVLGIAVGVVTFVRIVSWLLHHYRKTTLVALTGVMAGALRTVWPWKEVVSTRLNSKGIEVPLEQANILPPLDGSVAIAVACAVVGCLAVLVISRLGREKPASARRV, from the coding sequence ATGAACTGGTTGTCCTCCCTCCGCATCTACGCTGTCGGCCTTTGCATGGGCGTCGCCGATCTCATCCCCGGAGTTTCCGGAGGCACGATCGCCTTCATCTGCGGCGTGTACGACCGTCTCATCGAAGGCATCAAGAGCTTCGATCTCGAACTGTTGCGACGCGTGCTTCGTCGCGACTTCGCGGGCGCTTGGGCCAAGATTCCGTTCTTCTTCTTGGCCGCCCTCGGGCTCGGCATCGTCACCTCCATCCTCACGCTGTCCAAAATCCTCGCCTCGCTCTTCACTACGCACCCGGTGGAGTTGTGGTCTTTCTTTTTCGGGCTGATCCTCGCCTCAATCCTCCTCCTCGCCCGCGAGACGTGGCGGTGGAGCGTCGGCGACTTCGGGGTGTTCTTGGTCGCGACCGTAGCGACGTACGTGCTCGTCGGTTTACCCGTGATGCGCACGCCGGACTCTCTGCCCTTCCTCTTTCTGTCCGGAGCGGTGGCGATCTCCGCGATGATACTTCCGGGAATCTCCGGATCCTACATTCTCGTCATTCTCGGCAAGTACCACGAGGTGCTTGCGGCCCTCAACGACCGGGATTTCGTCCGCATCGGTACGTTCGTGCTCGGCATCGCAGTCGGGGTCGTGACGTTTGTCCGCATCGTGAGCTGGTTGCTACACCACTACCGCAAGACGACGTTGGTGGCCCTTACCGGCGTGATGGCCGGAGCTCTTCGCACCGTGTGGCCATGGAAAGAAGTCGTCTCCACGCGCCTGAACAGCAAGGGCATCGAAGTCCCTTTGGAGCAGGCAAACATCCTCCCGCCGTTGGACGGATCCGTGGCGATCGCAGTAGCATGCGCCGTGGTGGGCTGCCTCGCGGTACTCGTGATCAGCCGTCTCGGCCGTGAGAAGCCCGCTTCGGCTCGCCGGGTCTAG
- a CDS encoding divalent-cation tolerance protein CutA, protein MNLSLARPTECRQGNPFVTPFETMIGWTTLPDRAAADAFARALVEKRLAACVQVSGPIESTYFWDGRIESTTEWRLVAKFAASCEPEILAWVEKHHPYDVPQWVCLRIETGSEKYLNWIVENST, encoded by the coding sequence GTGAACTTGTCGCTTGCCCGCCCCACCGAGTGCAGACAAGGCAACCCCTTCGTGACGCCCTTCGAGACCATGATCGGCTGGACCACGTTGCCCGACCGCGCGGCGGCCGACGCATTCGCCCGAGCGTTGGTCGAAAAGCGCCTCGCCGCTTGTGTCCAAGTTTCCGGACCGATCGAGTCCACTTACTTCTGGGATGGCCGCATCGAGTCGACGACCGAATGGCGCCTCGTGGCGAAGTTCGCTGCGTCGTGCGAACCGGAGATCCTGGCTTGGGTCGAGAAACACCATCCCTACGACGTACCACAATGGGTGTGCCTACGCATCGAAACCGGTTCGGAAAAGTACTTGAACTGGATAGTCGAGAACTCTACCTAG
- the smpB gene encoding SsrA-binding protein SmpB, giving the protein MPDLRNAKAGRDYELGERFEAGIVLTGTEVKSIRAGKAQLADAFGRIEKGEAYLHNLHIAEYEFGSINNHLPKRPRKLLLKAREIKRIQFELEAGGKALVPVRLYFKQALVKVELALGMGKKLFDKREDLKKRAEMREVERAMSARRR; this is encoded by the coding sequence ATGCCCGACCTGCGCAATGCGAAGGCCGGTCGCGACTACGAGCTGGGTGAGCGTTTCGAAGCAGGCATCGTGTTGACGGGCACCGAGGTGAAGTCGATCCGCGCCGGAAAGGCCCAGCTTGCCGACGCTTTCGGTCGGATAGAAAAGGGCGAAGCGTATCTGCACAACCTGCACATCGCGGAGTACGAGTTCGGGAGCATCAACAACCACTTGCCGAAGCGACCGCGGAAGTTGTTGCTGAAGGCGCGGGAGATCAAACGCATCCAATTCGAACTCGAAGCGGGCGGAAAGGCCCTCGTTCCGGTGCGCCTCTACTTCAAGCAGGCTCTCGTGAAGGTCGAATTGGCGTTGGGAATGGGCAAGAAGCTCTTCGACAAGCGGGAGGATTTGAAGAAGCGCGCCGAGATGCGCGAGGTCGAGCGAGCGATGAGTGCTCGTCGGCGTTGA
- the trmL gene encoding tRNA (uridine(34)/cytosine(34)/5-carboxymethylaminomethyluridine (34)-2'-O)-methyltransferase TrmL, translating to MLHVVLHQPQIPQNTGNIGRLCALSGCPLHLVHPLGFEITDRHLKRSGMDYWYSLDVRHHADWRAFRAVDRGPRRLWLLTTHGETSLWDAVFEPDDGLVFGNEGSGAPPWLHAEIGETRRLRIPHFKSGFRSINLSTAAGIAVYEALRQLAATGAVVPVANAHRDSSNAKTTATP from the coding sequence ATGCTTCACGTGGTCTTGCACCAACCGCAGATTCCCCAGAACACGGGAAACATAGGGCGATTGTGCGCGCTTTCGGGTTGCCCGCTTCACCTCGTGCATCCGCTCGGTTTCGAGATAACCGACCGGCACCTCAAGCGGAGCGGGATGGACTATTGGTACTCGCTGGACGTGCGGCACCACGCGGATTGGCGAGCGTTTCGGGCGGTAGATCGTGGGCCACGCCGATTGTGGCTGCTCACGACACATGGCGAGACGAGCCTTTGGGACGCGGTGTTCGAGCCCGACGACGGACTCGTTTTCGGAAACGAGGGATCCGGTGCGCCCCCGTGGTTGCACGCCGAGATCGGAGAGACACGGCGGCTTCGTATTCCGCATTTCAAATCCGGGTTTCGCTCCATCAACCTGTCGACTGCCGCAGGGATCGCCGTGTACGAAGCGTTGCGACAGCTTGCCGCGACCGGGGCGGTCGTGCCGGTGGCGAATGCGCACCGTGATTCTTCCAACGCGAAAACGACTGCGACGCCATGA
- a CDS encoding 3-deoxy-7-phosphoheptulonate synthase, with the protein MSLDTTNHAVSTQDLRIKDSLSLRSPDEVQRLLPISAETVRRVATARREVADCIHRRDDRLVAVVGPCSIHDPDAALEYASLLATTARALADALCVVMRVYFEKPRTIVGWKGLINDPGLDGSCRINDGLLVARRLLLDVAEAGLPTANEFLDATIGQYFADLVAWGCIGARTVESQVHRQLASGLSMPVGFKNRTDGDVRVAVEAMQAAAHEHWFPSLARDGRPAILRTSGNPDTHLVLRGGSRSGPNHAAEHVAVAASEMQRAGRLAAVMVDCSHANSGKDLVRQIAVAKDVAMQVAAGERAIVGVMLESNLVAGRQDLVAGSDAARVRGQSVTDPCLGWDETKVLLETLADSVQRRRSG; encoded by the coding sequence ATGAGTCTCGATACCACGAACCACGCCGTCTCGACGCAGGATCTGCGAATCAAGGACAGTCTCTCGCTACGCTCACCGGACGAGGTCCAGAGGTTGCTGCCGATTTCCGCCGAAACGGTTCGGCGTGTTGCGACCGCGCGGCGCGAGGTCGCGGATTGCATCCACCGGCGAGACGACCGACTCGTCGCGGTGGTGGGGCCGTGTTCGATCCACGATCCGGATGCGGCGCTCGAGTACGCGAGTCTTCTCGCGACGACCGCTCGTGCGCTCGCCGATGCGTTGTGCGTCGTGATGCGGGTCTATTTCGAAAAGCCGCGTACGATCGTAGGATGGAAAGGCTTGATCAACGACCCGGGGCTCGACGGAAGTTGCCGGATCAACGACGGCTTGCTGGTCGCGCGGCGTCTCTTGCTCGACGTGGCGGAAGCAGGTCTGCCGACCGCGAACGAGTTTCTCGACGCGACGATCGGGCAATACTTCGCGGACCTAGTCGCCTGGGGATGCATCGGCGCGCGCACAGTCGAGAGTCAGGTGCACAGGCAACTGGCTTCCGGGCTGTCGATGCCGGTGGGATTCAAGAATCGTACCGACGGTGACGTGCGTGTCGCGGTGGAAGCCATGCAAGCGGCGGCGCACGAGCATTGGTTCCCCTCGCTCGCGCGCGATGGTCGACCGGCGATTCTGCGGACGAGCGGCAATCCCGACACGCACCTCGTCCTTCGTGGCGGCAGTCGGTCGGGGCCCAATCACGCGGCTGAACACGTCGCTGTGGCTGCCTCCGAAATGCAGCGTGCGGGGCGGCTTGCGGCGGTGATGGTCGATTGCAGTCACGCCAACAGCGGGAAAGACCTCGTGCGGCAGATTGCGGTCGCGAAGGATGTGGCGATGCAGGTGGCTGCCGGCGAGCGAGCGATCGTAGGGGTGATGCTGGAGAGCAATCTCGTCGCGGGCAGACAGGATCTCGTGGCCGGCTCGGACGCCGCTCGAGTGAGGGGACAGAGCGTCACGGATCCTTGTCTCGGGTGGGATGAGACGAAGGTGCTCCTGGAGACGTTGGCGGACAGCGTGCAGCGCAGGCGAAGTGGCTGA